The following nucleotide sequence is from Sander vitreus isolate 19-12246 chromosome 3, sanVit1, whole genome shotgun sequence.
TTTGGTTTATTTATGGGCAGCGACATCAGTAAACGCAGTAAGGTGAGTCAGTCAGATTGGATGGATTCATGCTGATATAGCATGGATATGGCTGACGAGTAGACGTCAGCTATAAGTAATAGCTAGAACAAATAGTAATGATAGGTTACAAAGATGTTTGCAACAGTGACACAATATTGATGTTGTGCATTGGATGTTTTTCTGAAGCATTTTTAGAAAATGTACATACAATTaggtttatttctttaaaaggtAGGGAGTGAGATATAAATAAATCCATGTTGCACAGATTGTGTATAATCCATACAATACAAGCTGCCTGGGCTATTGATTAGTTGTAAGGGATTGGCCTTCCTTCCGATGCTGGCTTTGATTTTGTACAGCGTTGCTGTTCAGGTATCACAATCATTggaaaattattttctttttacagttaAAAACGTAATTTCCTACACAGTTTCTTAGACTGATTGTATTTCTATTTATGTATGAAGGTATGCAGTATATTATGCAAAGTCTTGTTTTTGTTATAAGACCTTTCTACAGAACTGCAGACAAGTAGCTACAGCctaaatattaattatagaGTTGGTGACTATGATTTAAAATATTTGCATGCATGTAGCCTATCTTATGAAATCATCCCTATTATAAGCAATGGTGAAAAAAATACTCTGCATTAAAAAGCTTTATTAAGCATAAAAGTTCATCAGCAAAATGTGCTTTTAgtatcaaaagaaaaaacaagcatAATGCAGTAAAATGGCTCTTTTTAGatatattatacatttaatcATATGACTGTTTGTACTCATGCATTAACACGTAAGAATTTTGATATAGCTGATTGAATTAGATTTGAAGTATTTTAATCAAATGCTTATTTATCTGCAAAGTTACTTTAGCTCTGAAATTAATGTAGTAAAACAAAATAGGTGTTTCCCTCTAAAATGTATTGGAGTATATAAAGTGGCATAAAATCAAACTTAGTGAATGTATTAACTTAATTACATTCCACCTCTCATGCCATTATAAAGCATACTTTTTTATTGTCTAGAGAGAGGGAGCAGCTGCTCAGCGTCGACTCAGTCATGGGTTCCTCTCGAACGTGGGGGTCTCCATCACACACAGACTGGGACACTCAGCGGTGTATTCTCAGCCTGTGGGACCGGACAGCGGAGCGCCCGTCCCCACACTCCCGCTGCCTCTAGAGGACACAGAGACAACTCATCCAGCTTccatctctgtctttctgcctgAGTTCCCACAGCGTAACCTTCCTGGACGAGACCACTTCCAGGTACCACAACACATGAAGGTTCAacagaatttaaaaaatgtcaaattaagCATAGCGGAAACACTGAGATTACATCTGTGCTCACAGATCCTGGGCTTCATAGCCAAAGGCTCATATGGACCCATCCTGAAAGTGAAGGACATTACCAAAGAGAAGACCTATGCTGTTAAAGTAAGAATTAGTACTATAGCAGCAAGAAGAACAacataaaatacttttttgtgtACTCATTTTTTCATTGTTGCACAGGTTCTACCAAAGTCCGACATCTTGAAGCATGGACTGCTGGAGCAGTCAAAAGAAGAAGTCATCATTCAGGTATCACCGTGTAAAACTCTCAGTTGTGGAAAAAGGTTCCAGTAGGTAGTAGTACTGTTACTTTACTGTTCTTATGCTTATGTTAGAGCTGCAACCATTAGTCGACTGaaataactattttgataatcgatttatCATTTCAATAAAGATTCGTTGCTTGTTCTTATCATAGCCTATGGTTGTAAATGAATGTTTTTGGTTCAGACAAGCAATCTAAGGACATCACTTTGAGCTTTCCTGATGGCTGTTTTTTCAGAACTTTTTGGCATTTCgactaataaataaatcagtgaatcaagaaaataatcagcaggtTCAACTATGATGCAAAGAATTATGAGTTGCAGACCTACTtacatacttaagtaaaagttataTTACTCAACAGTGAAatctaaataaaacatttaaaaatggctCAAAGTACGAGCTAGAGGAAAGTGATGTCCCGACTTGCAGTTATGATCAAAGAACAAAGAGGTAAATGTTCGAATGAGGTCTGAACAGTATTCAGTATTTTTCTGTCCTCACTCTTTTAGACGTATATCATTTGGATTATAGGAAGTTCCCTGTCCACCTCTCAGTGTTATATTCactctcactctgtgtgtgtcgaCTGTTGCATTGCAGCGGCAGCTCAAACACCCATTCATCCACAATCTGCAGGACTGCTGGCAGACACAGCGCCATCTCTTCATTAGTGAGTTAATAGTATAAGTATAAATGCTGGAACAGTTCAACCCCTTGTCCCTTGAACTATCCTTTTCTTCTTTATGTTTCTGAGGACTTTCTGGTCCCATAGTAACATAAAGTAGACTGTGCTCCACCCCTGAGTGTAAAGAAATCTCAGTGCTGGATATTGAAGAGGTGCACTGCCATCTAATGCGAGTGCTGGGTAAAGCTCAGATGCTGCACTGCCTGCATGACTTTCCAGTGTTTACCACCATGATCATACACTGATATCTATCCATCCAAAGTGGATTCAAAGATGGAACTCAGCTAACAGGATACTAACAAGACAGGTGCATGTGTGGTTCTGACTTGAATTCAACCTTACTTCAATCCTTACTTCTCCCTTTTCCTACAGAGCAACATTGTGATGAGcgaatctttttatttttggctTTCCtcatttctgatgttttatttcagAGGACATTGGCCTGCATTACCTCAGTAGATGCTTTCAAAGAcataagaagtgtgtgtgtgtgtgtgtgtgtgtgtgtgtgtttgttgtcctCTGCAGTGTGTGACTATTGCAGCACCGGAGACTTGTACACTTACTGGTTACTGAAGGGCCGGTTTGGGGAGGATGTGGTTCAGCTGTTTGCTGCAGAGCTGGGCAGCGCGCTGGGTTAGTGTTATCATTTATTATActaagaacatgtttacatgctttaatgttcaaaaacacatttttctgaatttacctgtattcaccctctgtctctgAAACATTCtgtttagcgcctgtctctttaagcccccctcccgaatAAAACTCagtttgctctgattggtcagcgttttcTGGGATTTCCACATCTGCGCTCTCGTCGCCTCTGCAGTCATTGCaaccggggaatgactgtaacggcactttcTGCTGGCCGCCGACGGACTCACTTGTGTCCAAGCGGCGCGCCTGGCAGGAAGGGGACATGTGTCACGTAATAACCCTGGTCATCATGTGATGTGAAGGTCTAGGTCGTTTTTTTCTAgctaattattattgttaaatattcttCTTAAACAGACCACTTGTGGaccattgtaaaaaaaaaaaaaaaaaaaaaaaaaatatgaaaaaaaaaaaaatggacaaaaaaagggCCCTTTGGCCCTGAGGGCAAAAGGGGCAGGTGCTCAAGCACCCGTCACGTGTGTTAAAAAGGGAATTTAAACATGGACattttccctctgtcttttgtttgttatttctaGGATTTCTGCATGACTTAGGGATCATACATAGAGATGTAAAGGTATGATGTTTGATATGTACTGTACGTATCCATATGTGTATTTATGACGTTTTATGATAATAATTGTACTCTTTTTCAGATGGAAAATATTCTTTTAAGTGATAAAGGTAATGCTTGTCTATATTTTTGACCTCTGGCatgtaaaaacaataattttggTCATTAGATTAAATTAGTTAACTGTATTAATCTTCAAAGGAGGAACTGCCACAGCAATAATAAGACCAACACACATCTCAATAGGACATTGGTGTAACTCATAAGCCCGCcactaaattaaaaaacaatgcaaatacAATTGATCACTTAATGAGAAAAACTCTGACCATAAGCAAGAGTCTTCATTCTAAATCATCGAGTTTACAACTAGTATGAAGTGCTACATCAGTTTCAGCGTGTGTTTTCAATGATTCAGGCCACCTTCGTCTTTCTGATTTTGGACTCTCGCGGCGGCTGAAACGAGGAGGAAGGGCATTTACGATATGTGGGACCATCCAATACATGGGTGAGATTTTGGTTTCATATTCTCACTTGGAGAGAAGTGTCATTTGTGAGCTACATTTTGTATGCTTCATATTCCAACATTGGAGCCCCACCTGCGTTTCGCTCCCATTGGATTCAGTTAACCCAGTTATGAATGTGATGCACTTGTGATGCAATttgtatggtgttttttgctcCACTGTGCTGCATTTTCTCTTTGTGATTCTACCATTTCATTTTCTGAGATATGATGGTTCATTATCTTGAAGTTTGTTTTCTCGTTCTGTCTGAACAGCTCCTGAAGTTTTAGGTGGGGGGCCGTACAACCACGCTGCAGACTGGTGGTCTTTTGGCATTATGTTGTTCTCACTGGTGACAGGAGAGGTGACGACACATATTTTAATAGCTCAATTACTGGTCATTGGGGTTTGTGTACAACTGTCTAAGCATCTTTCCTTTTCCAGTTTCCACTACCTGCAGAGCTGGACCACAGCACCATGTTGAACACAGTCACAGAGTTTCCTTATGTCCTACCTGAGACTTTCAGCTCTGCTCTGATTTTATTGCTCACCGAGGTGTGTAAATGTGATTCTCCCCTCTTTGATGTATACTCTCCCTCTGATGAAAATATTATCATATGTATCTATTTCAATTCCTCTTAATCGATGCAGCTTTTGTGCAAGAACCCATTGAACCGGCTTCGTAACCTGGAGTGTTTCAAGATGCAGGCCTTCTTTCGTGGCACTTCATTCGACTCTCTCATCCTTCAAAAGATGCCCGTTAAAGTCATCCTGGAGCTCAGGACTCATCCTGATTGGACATCCAAAGCAACAAGAGGCCTTTCATTGGACTACTTTGCTAACTTTGACTGCGATAAAATCCTTCATTCTCCGACAACTCCCACTGAACTGTCTACTCCGTTGGCCAACATGGACCTGAGCCCAGCTACAGACCAGGCTTGTAAAGCATAAGACTGGACTATGTTTCTGGAAATGAGAAACTCTGCAGATAATGAATATCTCTCTGATACACATGTCACCTCT
It contains:
- the LOC144513581 gene encoding ribosomal protein S6 kinase-related protein-like: MGSDISKRSKREGAAAQRRLSHGFLSNVGVSITHRLGHSAVYSQPVGPDSGAPVPTLPLPLEDTETTHPASISVFLPEFPQRNLPGRDHFQILGFIAKGSYGPILKVKDITKEKTYAVKVLPKSDILKHGLLEQSKEEVIIQRQLKHPFIHNLQDCWQTQRHLFIMCDYCSTGDLYTYWLLKGRFGEDVVQLFAAELGSALGFLHDLGIIHRDVKMENILLSDKGHLRLSDFGLSRRLKRGGRAFTICGTIQYMAPEVLGGGPYNHAADWWSFGIMLFSLVTGEFPLPAELDHSTMLNTVTEFPYVLPETFSSALILLLTELLCKNPLNRLRNLECFKMQAFFRGTSFDSLILQKMPVKVILELRTHPDWTSKATRGLSLDYFANFDCDKILHSPTTPTELSTPLANMDLKFQAMLKRRVNQDNPSTPRALSISGRISSIPGALPLTTSTEAEQIQHS